One Cellulomonas sp. NS3 genomic region harbors:
- the nadC gene encoding carboxylating nicotinate-nucleotide diphosphorylase has protein sequence MTAQTPPDAPTPAAPHDAPDAAWLARLVGIALDEDLGPAPGRDVTTQATVPAHETGTADVVARADGVVAGLVVVAEVLGQVATRLALAPATVDLRVPDGTRVRRGDVLATLTGPVQVLLVAERTLLNLVSRASGVATHTRRWADALDGTGAQVLDTRKTTPGLRALEKYAVRCGGGTNKRMGLYDVAMVKDNHVVAAGSVAAAVDAVRTRFPDVTIQVEADTLAQALEAVEVGARFLLLDNMPPAVLTEVVAAVRAGEARTGRVELEATGNLTLDVAADVARTGVDYLSVGALTHSSPILDVALDLTPAGTA, from the coding sequence GTGACCGCGCAGACCCCGCCCGACGCCCCGACCCCCGCCGCACCGCACGACGCGCCCGACGCCGCGTGGCTCGCGCGGCTCGTGGGCATCGCGCTCGACGAGGACCTCGGCCCGGCCCCGGGCCGCGACGTGACGACGCAGGCGACCGTCCCGGCGCACGAGACCGGGACGGCGGACGTCGTCGCGCGCGCCGACGGGGTGGTCGCGGGGCTCGTCGTCGTCGCCGAGGTGCTCGGCCAGGTCGCGACGCGGCTTGCCCTCGCGCCGGCGACGGTCGACCTGCGCGTCCCCGACGGCACGCGCGTGCGCCGCGGCGACGTGCTCGCGACGCTCACCGGACCCGTCCAGGTCCTGCTCGTCGCCGAGCGGACGCTGCTCAACCTCGTCTCGCGCGCGTCGGGCGTCGCGACCCACACGCGCCGCTGGGCCGACGCGCTCGACGGCACGGGCGCCCAGGTGCTCGACACCCGCAAGACGACGCCGGGCCTGCGCGCGCTCGAGAAGTACGCGGTGCGCTGCGGCGGCGGCACGAACAAGCGCATGGGCCTGTACGACGTCGCGATGGTCAAGGACAACCACGTCGTGGCCGCGGGCTCGGTCGCCGCGGCGGTCGACGCGGTGCGCACGCGCTTCCCCGACGTGACGATCCAGGTCGAGGCCGACACGCTCGCGCAGGCGCTCGAGGCGGTCGAGGTCGGGGCCCGGTTCCTGCTGCTCGACAACATGCCGCCCGCGGTGCTGACCGAGGTCGTCGCCGCGGTGCGCGCGGGCGAGGCGCGCACCGGCAGGGTCGAGCTCGAGGCGACGGGCAACCTGACGCTCGACGTCGCCGCCGACGTCGCGCGCACCGGCGTCGACTACCTCTCGGTCGGGGCCCTGACGCACTCGAGCCCGATCCTGGACGTCGCGCTCGACCTGACGCCCGCCGGGACGGCCTGA
- the panC gene encoding pantoate--beta-alanine ligase encodes MTAHEHRSGPALVRTREDLAAALVAQDGAGDLPGRAVVMTMGALHAGHLELVRAARAAARHVVVTIFVNPLQFGAGEDLDRYPRDLDGDLALLAGDGLLGPGDVVFAPTPDVVYPGGDPVVRVAAGRIGEVLEGRSRPGHLDGVLTVVLKLLHLTRPSVALFGEKDAQQLSAVRRMVHDLDVPVEVRGVPTVRDADGLALSSRNAYLSPGERTQALSLSRGLAAGRELAEAGKDPSDVVHAVHAALAQAGVVDVDYVALVDAAGFEDVRPGFAGTAVLAVAARVGSTRLIDNVRLTLGDPEQAGPDRPEGTR; translated from the coding sequence ATGACCGCGCACGAGCACCGCAGCGGACCCGCCCTGGTCCGCACGCGCGAGGACCTGGCCGCGGCCCTCGTGGCGCAGGACGGCGCGGGCGACCTCCCCGGGCGTGCCGTCGTCATGACGATGGGCGCCCTGCACGCCGGGCACCTCGAGCTCGTGCGCGCCGCCCGCGCGGCCGCCCGGCACGTCGTCGTGACGATCTTCGTCAACCCGCTGCAGTTCGGCGCCGGCGAGGACCTCGACCGCTACCCGCGCGACCTCGACGGCGACCTCGCGCTGCTCGCGGGCGACGGCCTGCTCGGCCCCGGCGACGTGGTGTTCGCGCCGACCCCGGACGTCGTCTACCCGGGCGGCGACCCCGTGGTGCGCGTCGCCGCCGGGCGGATCGGCGAGGTGCTCGAGGGGCGCTCGCGTCCGGGCCACCTCGACGGCGTCCTGACGGTCGTGCTCAAGCTGCTGCACCTCACGCGGCCGTCGGTAGCCTTGTTCGGCGAGAAGGACGCGCAGCAGCTCAGCGCGGTGCGCCGCATGGTCCACGACCTCGACGTGCCCGTCGAGGTGCGCGGGGTCCCCACCGTGCGTGACGCCGACGGCCTGGCGCTGTCGTCGCGCAACGCCTACCTGAGCCCCGGGGAGCGCACGCAGGCGCTGTCGCTCTCGCGGGGGCTCGCTGCCGGCCGGGAGCTCGCGGAGGCCGGCAAGGACCCCAGCGACGTCGTGCACGCGGTGCACGCCGCGCTCGCCCAGGCCGGGGTCGTGGACGTCGACTACGTGGCGCTCGTCGACGCGGCAGGCTTCGAGGACGTACGACCCGGGTTCGCCGGCACCGCGGTCCTCGCGGTCGCCGCCCGCGTAGGCTCCACCCGGCTCATCGACAACGTCCGGCTGACCCTCGGAGACCCCGAGCAGGCCGGGCCCGACCGACCCGAGGGGACCCGATGA
- the panD gene encoding aspartate 1-decarboxylase, with amino-acid sequence MTSLQRPMMIGKIHRATVTQADLHYVGSITVDADLLAAADLLPGQQVDVVDVTNGARLTTYAIAGEAGSGQVCINGAAAHLVHPGDVVILIAYGMLSDAEARTYSPHVVLVDADNRIVGAGDDPGQVPPEWTELSGLEPSGVPFAQGRSLVQGPHPAIPGTAR; translated from the coding sequence ATGACCTCGCTCCAGCGACCGATGATGATCGGCAAGATCCACCGTGCGACCGTGACGCAGGCCGACCTGCACTACGTCGGGTCGATCACGGTGGACGCCGACCTGCTCGCCGCCGCGGACCTGCTCCCCGGCCAGCAGGTCGACGTCGTCGACGTCACCAACGGCGCGCGGCTGACGACGTACGCGATCGCGGGCGAGGCCGGCTCGGGCCAGGTGTGCATCAACGGGGCCGCGGCGCACCTCGTGCACCCCGGCGACGTCGTGATCCTCATCGCCTACGGCATGCTCTCGGACGCCGAGGCACGCACGTACTCCCCGCACGTCGTGCTCGTCGACGCGGACAACCGCATCGTCGGCGCGGGCGACGACCCGGGCCAGGTGCCGCCCGAGTGGACCGAGCTCTCGGGGCTCGAGCCGAGCGGCGTGCCGTTCGCGCAGGGCCGCTCGCTCGTGCAGGGCCCGCACCCGGCGATCCCCGGCACGGCGCGATGA
- a CDS encoding L-aspartate oxidase yields the protein MTLAPAPANPQGLEAREGEGVVLASHLAAPEPGWTVRADAVVVGSGIAGLTAALELRTRVPRVLLVTKGVLASGSTLWAQGGIAAALDPTDSPSAHLTDTLVAGAGVCDPRAVEVLVTEGPARVRELVAGGAVFDRAADGEIALTREGGHHADRIAHAGGDATGAEISRALVAQLDAVRADPGIEVVEHALVLDLLTGPRGPGGEPGAVCGVTLHVIGEGTRDGVGAALAPAVVLATGGIGQVFRSSTNPVQATGDGIAAALRAGARLGDLEFVQFHPTVLWLGSGVRGQLTLVSEAVRGEGAYLLDTDGVRFMPAVHPMAELAPRDVVAHAIVTQMARTGSEHVLLDARHLGAEFLRRRFPTIHDRLLQHGIDLTTDLVPVAPAQHYHSGGIVTDLVGRSSLRGLYAVGEVACTGVHGANRLASNSLLEGLVFAHRAARDIAERVGAGDLVPEDPEQRPGRAALVAGASRSRIQRLASSGPGVLRSGEGLRAAAEGLAGVRTDAHVVSHGSSGVVADPQTAEWETTNVHQVATALTATALEREESRGGHTRTDFPVPDDAWRLRIEVRLDAEGRLVTERVPLAGDVPPA from the coding sequence ATGACCCTCGCCCCGGCGCCGGCGAACCCGCAGGGGCTCGAGGCGCGCGAGGGGGAGGGCGTCGTCCTCGCCTCGCACCTCGCGGCGCCGGAGCCGGGGTGGACCGTGCGGGCCGACGCGGTCGTCGTCGGCTCGGGCATCGCCGGCCTCACGGCCGCGCTCGAGCTGCGCACCCGCGTCCCGCGCGTCCTGCTCGTGACGAAGGGGGTGCTGGCGTCGGGGTCGACGCTGTGGGCGCAGGGCGGCATCGCGGCCGCGCTCGACCCGACGGACTCGCCCTCGGCGCACCTGACCGACACGCTCGTCGCCGGGGCCGGTGTGTGCGACCCGCGCGCGGTCGAGGTGCTCGTGACCGAGGGGCCGGCGCGCGTGCGCGAGCTCGTCGCGGGCGGGGCCGTGTTCGACCGCGCGGCGGACGGCGAGATCGCGCTGACCCGCGAGGGCGGCCACCACGCCGACCGGATCGCGCACGCCGGTGGGGACGCGACCGGTGCCGAGATCTCCCGCGCGCTCGTCGCCCAGCTCGACGCCGTGCGCGCCGACCCGGGCATCGAGGTCGTCGAGCACGCGCTCGTGCTCGACCTGCTCACCGGCCCGCGCGGACCGGGCGGCGAGCCCGGCGCGGTGTGCGGCGTGACGCTGCACGTGATCGGCGAGGGCACGCGCGACGGCGTGGGCGCGGCGCTGGCCCCCGCGGTCGTGCTCGCGACCGGCGGCATCGGGCAGGTGTTCCGCTCGTCGACGAACCCGGTGCAGGCGACGGGCGACGGGATCGCCGCGGCGCTGCGGGCCGGTGCCCGCCTCGGCGACCTCGAGTTCGTGCAGTTCCACCCGACGGTGCTGTGGCTCGGCTCGGGCGTGCGCGGGCAGCTCACGCTCGTCTCGGAGGCCGTCCGCGGTGAGGGCGCGTACCTGCTCGACACCGACGGCGTGCGCTTCATGCCCGCGGTGCACCCGATGGCCGAGCTCGCGCCGCGGGACGTCGTCGCGCACGCGATCGTCACGCAGATGGCCCGCACCGGCTCCGAGCACGTCCTGCTCGACGCGCGGCACCTCGGCGCCGAGTTCCTGCGCCGGCGCTTCCCGACGATCCACGACCGCCTGCTCCAGCACGGCATCGACCTGACGACCGACCTCGTGCCGGTCGCCCCCGCGCAGCACTACCACTCGGGCGGCATCGTCACCGACCTCGTGGGCCGGTCGTCGCTGCGCGGGCTCTACGCGGTCGGCGAGGTCGCGTGCACGGGCGTGCACGGCGCGAACCGGCTGGCCTCGAACTCGCTCCTCGAGGGCCTCGTGTTCGCCCACCGCGCCGCGCGGGACATCGCCGAGCGGGTCGGCGCCGGGGACCTGGTCCCCGAAGACCCCGAGCAGCGCCCGGGACGCGCCGCGCTGGTGGCGGGTGCGAGCCGTTCGCGCATCCAGCGGCTCGCGTCGTCGGGCCCGGGGGTCCTGCGCTCCGGCGAGGGGCTGCGGGCGGCCGCCGAGGGGCTCGCGGGCGTCCGGACCGACGCGCACGTCGTCTCGCACGGCTCCTCGGGCGTCGTCGCCGACCCGCAGACCGCCGAGTGGGAGACGACGAACGTGCACCAGGTCGCGACCGCGCTCACCGCGACGGCGCTCGAGCGCGAGGAGAGCCGCGGCGGGCACACCCGCACCGACTTCCCGGTGCCCGACGACGCGTGGCGCCTGCGGATCGAGGTGCGCCTCGACGCGGAGGGGCGGCTGGTGACCGAGCGGGTGCCGCTCGCGGGGGACGTCCCGCCGGCCTGA
- a CDS encoding Rossmann-like and DUF2520 domain-containing protein produces the protein MSGASRPGRLGVGVVGAGRVGAVLGSALRAAGHPVVAVSAISAESRERAEQLLPGVPVVDVPEVVRRSELVLLAVPDDALEGLVTGLADVGAWQMGQIVAHTSGRYGVGVLAAARPAGVIPLALHPAMTFTGTSLDLARLVGCTFAVTAPGPVLPIGQALVVEVGGEPVVVAEEARPLYHAALAHGANHLVVLVAQAAQALAAAGVDDPGRVLGPLLSAALDGSLRAASAGAAAGAGGPSGGGPGAITALTGPVRRGDAGTVRDHVEVLGALGAGTGAVDVPLSYRTLARAATSRGLAAGLLDAGAAQTLLDVLTEPPPVAGMPGGPAALDGVGPTGPGPGAAQDAPDPDDDRTQEDDA, from the coding sequence GTGAGCGGTGCGAGCCGGCCGGGGCGGCTCGGGGTCGGGGTGGTGGGCGCGGGCCGCGTCGGTGCCGTGCTCGGCAGCGCGCTGCGCGCGGCGGGGCACCCCGTCGTGGCCGTCAGCGCGATCTCGGCGGAGTCGCGGGAGCGCGCCGAGCAGCTGCTGCCCGGCGTGCCGGTCGTCGATGTCCCCGAGGTCGTGCGCCGCTCCGAGCTCGTGCTGCTCGCGGTGCCCGACGACGCGCTCGAGGGGCTCGTGACCGGACTCGCGGACGTCGGTGCGTGGCAGATGGGCCAGATCGTCGCGCACACCTCCGGGCGGTACGGCGTGGGGGTGCTCGCCGCGGCGCGCCCCGCCGGCGTGATCCCGCTCGCGCTGCACCCCGCGATGACGTTCACGGGCACGTCCCTGGACCTCGCCCGGCTGGTCGGTTGCACGTTCGCCGTGACCGCGCCCGGCCCGGTGCTGCCGATCGGCCAGGCGCTCGTCGTCGAGGTCGGCGGCGAGCCGGTCGTCGTCGCCGAGGAGGCCCGCCCGCTCTACCACGCGGCCCTCGCGCACGGCGCGAACCACCTCGTCGTGCTCGTCGCGCAGGCCGCGCAGGCGCTCGCGGCGGCCGGGGTCGACGACCCGGGCCGGGTGCTCGGGCCGCTCCTCTCGGCGGCGCTCGACGGGTCGCTGCGCGCGGCGTCCGCAGGCGCAGCGGCGGGCGCCGGCGGTCCGTCCGGCGGCGGACCGGGCGCGATCACCGCGCTCACGGGACCGGTGCGGCGCGGGGACGCCGGCACGGTGCGCGACCACGTCGAGGTGCTCGGGGCCCTCGGGGCGGGCACGGGCGCGGTCGACGTCCCGCTGAGCTACCGGACCCTCGCGCGGGCGGCGACGTCGCGCGGGCTCGCGGCGGGGCTGCTCGACGCCGGCGCGGCCCAGACGCTGCTCGACGTGCTGACCGAGCCGCCCCCGGTGGCGGGCATGCCGGGCGGTCCGGCAGCGTTGGACGGGGTGGGACCCACCGGCCCCGGACCCGGGGCCGCGCAGGACGCGCCGGACCCCGACGACGACCGCACGCAGGAGGACGACGCATGA
- the xylA gene encoding xylose isomerase, translated as MAPKATPADKFSFGLWTVGWEARDQFGDATRPWLDPVESVHQLAKLGVAHVTFHDDDVVPFGSDATTRDEILARFKGALDETGITVEMVTTNTFTHPMFKDGAFTSNDRRVRRYALRKIVRNVDLAAELGADTFVMWGGREGAEYDSAKDLNAAHDRYAEGIDTVAAYIKEKGYGLKIAIEPKPNEPRGDIILPTIGHAIGFIAKLEHGDIVGLNPETGHEQMAGLNYTSGIAQALWAGKLFHIDLNGQRSIKYDQDLVFGHGDLFSAFATVDLVENGFPSGGPRYDGPRHFDYKPSRTESMEGVWASAEANIRTYLLLKERALAFRADPEVQAALEASGVLELAQPTLGEGETLADLLADRSAYEDLDVDAVAARGFDFVHLNQLALEHAIGAR; from the coding sequence CACCAGCTCGCCAAGCTCGGCGTCGCGCACGTGACGTTCCACGACGACGACGTCGTCCCGTTCGGTTCCGACGCGACGACGCGCGACGAGATCCTCGCCCGCTTCAAGGGCGCGCTCGACGAGACCGGCATCACCGTCGAGATGGTCACGACGAACACGTTCACGCACCCGATGTTCAAGGACGGCGCGTTCACCTCGAACGACCGCCGCGTGCGCCGCTACGCGCTGCGCAAGATCGTCCGCAACGTCGACCTCGCCGCCGAGCTCGGTGCCGACACCTTCGTCATGTGGGGTGGCCGCGAGGGCGCGGAGTACGACTCCGCGAAGGACCTCAACGCCGCGCACGACCGCTACGCCGAGGGCATCGACACCGTTGCCGCGTACATCAAGGAGAAGGGCTACGGGCTGAAGATCGCCATCGAGCCCAAGCCCAACGAGCCCCGCGGCGACATCATCCTCCCGACGATCGGGCACGCGATCGGCTTCATCGCCAAGCTCGAGCACGGCGACATCGTCGGCCTCAACCCGGAGACGGGCCACGAGCAGATGGCCGGCCTCAACTACACGTCGGGCATCGCCCAGGCGCTGTGGGCGGGCAAGCTGTTCCACATCGACCTCAACGGCCAGCGGTCCATCAAGTACGACCAGGACCTCGTCTTCGGTCACGGCGACCTGTTCTCCGCGTTCGCCACGGTCGACCTCGTCGAGAACGGCTTCCCGAGCGGCGGCCCGCGCTACGACGGCCCCCGCCACTTCGACTACAAGCCGTCGCGCACCGAGAGCATGGAGGGTGTCTGGGCGTCCGCCGAGGCGAACATCCGCACCTACCTGCTGCTCAAGGAGCGTGCGCTCGCGTTCCGCGCGGACCCCGAGGTCCAGGCGGCGCTCGAGGCGTCCGGCGTGCTCGAGCTCGCGCAGCCCACGCTCGGCGAGGGCGAGACCCTGGCCGACCTCCTGGCCGACCGCTCCGCGTACGAGGACCTCGACGTCGACGCCGTCGCGGCGCGCGGCTTCGACTTCGTGCACCTCAACCAGCTCGCGCTCGAGCACGCCATCGGCGCGCGCTGA
- a CDS encoding histone-like nucleoid-structuring protein Lsr2: MAQKVQVLLVDDIDGGTADETVSFSIDGVSYEIDLTSAHANELRESLATWVGHARKTGGRASSSAGRGGRSTRRTSGSSSSGDAGAIRDWAKANGHPVSERGRISADVKAAYEAAH; the protein is encoded by the coding sequence ATGGCCCAGAAGGTCCAGGTCCTGCTCGTCGACGACATTGACGGCGGAACCGCCGACGAGACCGTCTCTTTCTCGATCGACGGCGTCTCCTACGAGATCGACCTGACGTCGGCGCACGCGAACGAGCTGCGCGAGTCGCTCGCGACGTGGGTGGGTCACGCGCGCAAGACGGGCGGGCGGGCGTCCTCGTCGGCCGGCCGCGGCGGGCGCAGCACGCGTCGCACGTCCGGCTCGTCGTCGAGCGGTGACGCAGGCGCCATCCGCGACTGGGCCAAGGCGAACGGCCACCCGGTCTCGGAGCGCGGTCGCATCTCGGCGGACGTCAAGGCCGCCTACGAGGCTGCGCACTGA
- the lysS gene encoding lysine--tRNA ligase, producing MRVRREKRERLLAEGEAYPVSVPRTHTLAQVRAAHPDLEPGTETDDLVGVAARVVFLRNTGKLCFATLQDGEGTRLQVMLSLAEVGEESLSRFKALVDLGDHLFVHGRVISSRRGELSVFADEWQVAAKALRPLPVLHKDLSEEARVRQRYVDLIARPAARDAARLRAAVVRSLRDNLHGREFLEIETPMLQTQAGGAAARPFVTHMNAFDIELYLRIAPELFLKRAVVGGIERVFEINRNFRNEGADSTHSPEFAMLEAYEAYGDYDTMAVLTQDLVQTAANDALGGTVVTLPNGEEYDLGGQWTQLSMYESLSEALGEEITHDTPDERLTALVEKFDIQIDPRRQNHGKLVEELWEHHVGNDLWAPTFVRDFPVETSPLTRDHRTRRGLVEKWDLYVRGFELATAYSELVDPVIQRQRFEAQALLAAAGDDEAMQLDEDFLTAVEYAMPPAGGMGMGVDRLLMALTGLGVRETILFPLVKPQV from the coding sequence ATGCGGGTCCGCCGCGAGAAGCGTGAGCGCCTGCTCGCCGAGGGCGAGGCGTACCCGGTCTCGGTGCCGCGCACGCACACGCTCGCGCAGGTCCGCGCGGCGCACCCGGACCTCGAGCCGGGCACCGAGACGGACGACCTCGTGGGCGTCGCGGCGCGCGTCGTGTTCCTGCGCAACACCGGCAAGCTGTGCTTCGCGACGCTCCAGGACGGCGAGGGCACCCGCCTGCAGGTCATGCTGAGCCTCGCCGAGGTGGGCGAGGAGTCGCTGAGCCGGTTCAAGGCGCTCGTCGACCTCGGCGACCACCTGTTCGTGCACGGGCGCGTCATCTCCTCGCGCCGCGGCGAGCTCTCGGTGTTCGCGGACGAGTGGCAGGTCGCGGCGAAGGCGCTGCGCCCGCTCCCGGTGCTGCACAAGGACCTCTCGGAGGAGGCCCGCGTCCGCCAGCGCTACGTCGACCTCATCGCCCGCCCGGCCGCGCGCGACGCCGCCCGCCTGCGCGCCGCCGTCGTGCGCTCGCTGCGCGACAACCTGCACGGGCGCGAGTTCCTCGAGATCGAGACGCCGATGCTGCAGACGCAGGCCGGCGGCGCCGCGGCGCGCCCGTTCGTCACGCACATGAATGCGTTCGACATCGAGCTGTACCTGCGGATCGCCCCCGAGCTGTTCCTCAAGCGCGCCGTCGTGGGCGGGATCGAGCGCGTCTTCGAGATCAACCGGAACTTCCGCAACGAGGGCGCCGACTCCACGCACTCGCCCGAGTTCGCGATGCTCGAGGCGTACGAGGCCTACGGCGACTACGACACGATGGCGGTCCTCACGCAGGACCTCGTGCAGACCGCCGCGAACGACGCGCTCGGCGGCACGGTCGTGACGCTCCCGAACGGCGAGGAGTACGACCTCGGCGGGCAGTGGACGCAGCTGTCGATGTACGAGTCGCTCTCGGAGGCGCTCGGCGAGGAGATCACGCACGACACGCCCGACGAGCGGCTCACGGCTCTCGTGGAGAAGTTCGACATCCAGATCGACCCCCGCCGGCAGAACCACGGCAAGCTCGTCGAGGAGCTGTGGGAGCACCACGTCGGGAACGACCTGTGGGCGCCGACGTTCGTGCGCGACTTCCCGGTCGAGACCAGCCCGCTCACGCGCGACCACCGCACCAGGCGCGGGCTCGTCGAGAAGTGGGACCTGTACGTGCGCGGTTTCGAGCTCGCGACCGCCTACTCCGAGCTCGTCGACCCGGTGATCCAGCGCCAGCGTTTCGAGGCGCAGGCCCTGCTCGCGGCCGCGGGCGACGACGAGGCGATGCAGCTCGACGAGGACTTCCTCACCGCGGTCGAGTACGCGATGCCGCCCGCGGGGGGCATGGGGATGGGTGTCGACCGCCTGCTCATGGCGCTGACGGGGCTCGGCGTCCGCGAGACGATCCTGTTCCCGCTCGTGAAGCCGCAGGTCTGA
- a CDS encoding xylulokinase, translating into MTLVAGVDSSTQSCKVVVRDAQTGALVRSGRASHPDGTEIDPARWWDALQAAIADAGGLDDVDAIAVGGQQHGMVALDADGNVVRDALLWNDTRSAQAALDLIGELDGTPRDGAVGAAEGAPLLDGASAWAQATGSVPVASLTVTKLRWLRDAEPENAARVAAVALPHDWLTWRLAGHGPGSGRTGLEALTTDRSDASGTGYWSPFTDDYRRDLLELALGHDAVLPRVVRPGDPAGTSTVGARGPLLGAGAGDNAAAALGLGLVPGDVAISIGTSGVVSAIASAPSADGSGLVTGFADATGAFLPLACTLNASRVLDAAARMLGVDHAGLSELALSAPAGADGLVLVPYLEGERTPNKPDATGALHGLRLANTTPAHLARAAVEGMLCALADGLDALRAQGVQVERVFLIGGGAQSQAVREIAPSVLGLDVTVPTPGEYVADGAARQAAWVLSGEPTPPAWTGAGESTVYRAEPAPHVRAQYAAVRELTGTRPA; encoded by the coding sequence ATGACGCTCGTCGCCGGGGTGGACTCCTCCACCCAGTCCTGCAAGGTCGTCGTCCGCGACGCGCAGACGGGGGCGCTCGTCCGCTCCGGGCGCGCCTCGCACCCCGACGGCACCGAGATCGACCCCGCCCGCTGGTGGGACGCGCTCCAGGCCGCGATCGCGGACGCGGGCGGGCTCGACGACGTCGACGCGATCGCCGTCGGCGGTCAGCAGCACGGCATGGTCGCGCTCGACGCGGACGGGAACGTGGTCCGCGACGCGCTGCTGTGGAACGACACGCGCTCCGCGCAGGCCGCCCTCGACCTCATCGGCGAGCTCGACGGCACGCCGCGCGACGGCGCCGTCGGTGCGGCCGAGGGGGCCCCGCTGCTGGACGGCGCGAGCGCCTGGGCGCAGGCCACCGGGTCGGTGCCCGTCGCCTCGCTCACCGTCACGAAGCTGCGCTGGCTGCGCGACGCCGAGCCGGAGAACGCCGCGCGCGTCGCCGCCGTCGCCCTCCCCCATGACTGGCTCACGTGGCGCCTCGCGGGCCACGGGCCGGGCTCCGGCCGCACCGGGCTGGAGGCGCTCACGACGGACCGCTCCGACGCCTCCGGCACCGGCTACTGGTCGCCCTTCACCGACGACTACCGCCGCGACCTCCTCGAGCTCGCGCTCGGCCACGACGCGGTGCTGCCGCGGGTCGTGCGTCCGGGCGATCCCGCCGGGACCTCGACGGTCGGCGCGCGCGGTCCGCTGCTGGGCGCCGGCGCGGGCGACAACGCCGCCGCGGCCCTCGGCCTCGGGCTCGTGCCCGGCGACGTCGCGATCTCGATCGGCACGTCCGGTGTCGTCTCGGCGATCGCCTCCGCGCCCAGCGCCGACGGCTCGGGCCTCGTCACCGGCTTCGCCGACGCGACCGGTGCGTTCCTGCCGCTGGCCTGCACGCTCAACGCCTCGCGCGTGCTCGACGCCGCGGCGCGCATGCTCGGGGTCGACCACGCGGGCCTCTCGGAGCTCGCGCTCTCCGCGCCCGCCGGCGCCGACGGCCTCGTCCTCGTGCCCTACCTCGAGGGCGAGCGCACGCCCAACAAGCCGGACGCCACCGGGGCGCTGCACGGCCTGCGACTCGCGAACACGACCCCGGCGCACCTCGCCCGGGCGGCCGTCGAGGGCATGCTGTGCGCGCTCGCCGACGGGCTCGACGCGCTGCGGGCGCAGGGCGTCCAGGTCGAGCGCGTGTTCCTCATCGGCGGCGGCGCGCAGTCGCAGGCCGTCCGGGAGATCGCGCCGAGCGTCCTCGGGCTCGACGTGACCGTGCCGACGCCCGGCGAGTACGTGGCCGACGGGGCCGCGCGCCAGGCGGCGTGGGTCCTCTCGGGCGAGCCCACGCCGCCCGCGTGGACCGGCGCCGGCGAGTCGACGGTCTACCGCGCGGAGCCCGCGCCGCACGTGCGCGCGCAATACGCGGCGGTGCGCGAGCTCACCGGGACCCGTCCCGCCTGA
- a CDS encoding rhodanese-like domain-containing protein, with protein MNEIDVARLHALLSEDPTATVVDVREADEYAGGHVPGALSVPLSELVARAPEVLGLPTPVHLVCESGGRSAQAAGWLEAQGVESVNVVGGTSAWRRAGLPVEVPGR; from the coding sequence GTGAACGAGATCGACGTCGCCCGGCTGCACGCGCTGCTGAGCGAAGACCCCACCGCGACGGTCGTGGACGTGCGCGAGGCCGACGAGTACGCCGGCGGCCACGTCCCCGGGGCGCTGTCGGTGCCGCTGTCGGAGCTCGTCGCGCGCGCGCCCGAGGTCCTCGGCCTGCCGACGCCCGTGCACCTCGTGTGCGAGTCGGGCGGGCGCTCGGCGCAGGCCGCGGGGTGGCTCGAGGCGCAGGGCGTCGAGTCCGTCAACGTCGTGGGCGGGACGAGCGCGTGGCGCCGCGCCGGGCTCCCGGTGGAGGTGCCGGGGCGCTGA